A genome region from Triticum aestivum cultivar Chinese Spring chromosome 2B, IWGSC CS RefSeq v2.1, whole genome shotgun sequence includes the following:
- the LOC123042703 gene encoding uncharacterized protein gives MSLLVAECRKLSNYLMYLMSVCPSMLPVSSVARDFEPLFSEWVRDNHNNLKKAEVLDKYANTVLVGSSPFRDTPASVETLKDLKEVSARLLIYAAGKCPFEEHAQQLGNGGVELLTMIGYLMMHQQLGDVGEKVELSPSGLLPVPPQPASLTGRVRVRPSVHLPVPASVHLRPLYAFEFDHDDPWMPTSVKPLSLSLGMMAEPDLPGPSAPTQATSQPSTSGGTNVALEIEEAGGHQ, from the exons ATGTCATTACTTGTGGCAGAATGCAGGAAGCTATCAAATTACCTCATGTACCTTATGTCAGTTTGCCCTTCAATGTTGCCGGTAAGCAGTGTTGCTCGAGATTTTGAGCCCCTCTTCTCGGAATGGGTCAGAGACAATCATAACAACTTgaaaaaggcagaagtgttagacAAATATGCAAATACTGTACTGGTAGGAAGCTCTCCCTTCAGAGACACACCTGCTTCCGTGGAAACCCTCAAGGATTTGAAGGAGGTGTCGGCGAGGCTGCTCATCTATGCAGCCGGTAAGTGCCCCTTTGAGGAGCATGCGCAGCAACTCGGCAACGGAGGAGTGGAGCTTCTGACCATGATTGGATACCTCATGATGCATCAGCAGCTTGGCGATGTGGGAGAGAAGGTCGAGCTCTCACCGTCCGGTTTACTTCCTGTACCCCCACAGCCAGCGTCGTTGACAGGCCGTGTGAGAGTCAGGCCGAGCGTACACTTGCCAGTGCCAGCATCAGTCCATCTCCGGCCGCTCTATGCCTTTGAATTCGACCATGATGATCCCTGGATGCCGACGTCGGTCAAGCCCCTCTCATTGTCATTAGGTATGATGGCGGAGCCCGACCTCCCCGGACCAAGTGCGCCAACACAAGCTACATCGCAACCG AGTACCTCCGGCGGAACAAATGTGGCACTGGAGATAGAGGAAGCTGGTGGACACCAATAG